In a single window of the Nocardioides massiliensis genome:
- a CDS encoding protein kinase family protein, which produces MTKRSRAGALKETPGRKNALDTRTTIGVVVRRPLANGAVAVRVRRHGSPWPELERMRRDGWDHGGWRERGHVANPEFMLADLREKYEALPDSPRFARLYDESEWGHMFAVLHRRLNDHFSDINGRAKTTRHYWADNSRDLLALMDEIEKDLHLLRRAGVEAELDRSYQDALDRCRPWLTPSGGSPVPEDFEPIKVVEYEPVFTSGSTSVKLEKQQTPVEMKMVGSGSYAHVYSYVDPDYGIKFAVKRAKKDLDERDLGRFKQEFEVLKGLSFPYVVQVYQYNEARNEYRMEYCDTTLRAYIGRRNAALSFTARKRIALQFLYGINYLHHRELLHRDISLQNILVKEFDVGAVLVKLSDFGLVKDPAKDFTLTQTEMKGTLRDPMLTNFKDYKVVNEMYPIGWVLGYIFTGREGLQPRGDAVGDIIQKCAILDLGARYQTVADLIADVERLEAPTVQTTA; this is translated from the coding sequence GTGACCAAACGCTCGCGGGCGGGGGCCCTGAAGGAGACCCCGGGCAGGAAAAACGCCCTGGACACGAGAACCACTATCGGCGTCGTCGTGAGGCGCCCGCTTGCGAACGGTGCTGTTGCCGTTCGTGTGCGTAGGCACGGCTCGCCCTGGCCAGAACTTGAGCGTATGCGCCGAGATGGATGGGATCATGGCGGCTGGAGAGAGAGGGGACACGTGGCGAATCCGGAGTTCATGCTGGCCGACTTGCGAGAGAAGTACGAGGCGCTACCCGACTCGCCGCGATTCGCTCGCCTCTACGACGAGTCCGAGTGGGGTCACATGTTCGCTGTCCTCCACCGGCGCCTGAACGACCACTTCAGCGACATCAACGGTCGCGCGAAGACCACCCGTCACTACTGGGCCGACAACAGCCGTGACCTGCTCGCCCTGATGGATGAGATCGAGAAGGACCTCCACCTGTTGAGGCGGGCTGGCGTCGAGGCGGAGTTGGACCGCTCCTACCAAGACGCGCTCGACCGGTGTCGGCCATGGCTCACCCCAAGCGGGGGTAGTCCAGTGCCGGAGGACTTCGAGCCCATCAAGGTGGTCGAGTACGAGCCCGTCTTCACCTCCGGATCGACCAGCGTAAAACTCGAAAAGCAACAGACCCCTGTCGAGATGAAGATGGTCGGCAGCGGGTCCTACGCCCACGTGTACTCCTACGTCGACCCCGATTACGGCATCAAGTTCGCCGTGAAGCGAGCGAAGAAGGACCTCGACGAGCGAGACCTGGGACGCTTCAAGCAAGAGTTCGAGGTCCTCAAGGGCCTGAGTTTTCCGTACGTGGTGCAGGTCTACCAGTACAACGAGGCGCGGAACGAGTACCGGATGGAGTACTGCGACACCACGCTGCGCGCATACATCGGTCGGAGGAACGCAGCGCTCTCCTTCACCGCTCGTAAGCGCATCGCCCTTCAGTTCCTCTACGGCATCAACTACCTGCATCACCGGGAGCTGCTGCACCGCGACATCAGTCTTCAGAACATCCTGGTCAAGGAGTTCGACGTCGGCGCCGTCCTGGTCAAGCTCTCGGACTTTGGTCTCGTGAAGGACCCCGCGAAGGACTTCACCCTGACCCAGACCGAGATGAAGGGGACGCTCCGCGACCCCATGCTGACGAACTTCAAGGACTACAAGGTCGTGAACGAGATGTACCCCATCGGTTGGGTGCTCGGCTACATCTTCACCGGCCGGGAAGGCCTGCAGCCGCGGGGTGATGCGGTGGGCGACATCATCCAAAAGTGCGCGATCCTCGATCTGGGCGCGCGCTACCAGACCGTCGCCGACCTCATCGCGGACGTAGAGAGGCTGGAGGCGCCCACGGTGCAGACGACGGCGTAG
- a CDS encoding SprT-like domain-containing protein, translating to MSTTVKFHLAKDGPAPCNATKRACPLGGEHFDTEEEAFDAYDAAAASDQQVQPMGEAEARALTKQLLAEHGLADVKVKFTNSTNSLGKCVFRQVRRFGSIHFETIPYAIHLSRRWLQHGSREQAEDTIRHEVAHAVAGSLAGHGPAWKEVARRLGATPEACATATAEEREAAHPYKIQCEGCGDKHLFGSAPRSVRSCGRCSTKSGFDPTTMFTLYKEGQPVELDAMPRSYRGSYLFVQEKYADEIAVANAERLGVEPDEAGFATNPVTNTCHYFGSTKALRNNEDEPQREKKPAKELDPAIIEALKLKYLKKFKVPFDESGLSVPELLQMAQKGELD from the coding sequence ATGAGCACGACAGTGAAGTTCCATCTAGCCAAAGACGGCCCCGCACCCTGTAACGCCACGAAGCGGGCCTGCCCTCTCGGAGGCGAGCACTTCGATACTGAGGAAGAGGCCTTCGACGCCTACGACGCAGCCGCGGCATCGGACCAGCAAGTGCAGCCCATGGGGGAGGCGGAGGCCCGGGCGCTGACGAAGCAACTCCTCGCAGAGCACGGGTTGGCTGATGTGAAGGTCAAGTTCACCAACAGCACCAACTCGCTCGGCAAGTGCGTCTTCAGGCAAGTGAGGCGCTTCGGGAGCATCCACTTCGAGACCATCCCTTATGCGATTCACCTCTCGCGTCGCTGGCTTCAACACGGCTCCCGCGAGCAGGCTGAGGACACCATCCGTCACGAGGTAGCCCACGCTGTCGCGGGCTCGCTCGCTGGGCACGGTCCGGCGTGGAAGGAGGTCGCGCGACGACTGGGCGCCACCCCCGAGGCCTGCGCTACTGCCACTGCTGAGGAGCGGGAGGCAGCCCACCCCTACAAGATTCAGTGTGAGGGGTGTGGCGACAAGCACCTCTTCGGGAGCGCGCCCAGGTCGGTGCGAAGCTGCGGCAGGTGCTCCACGAAGAGCGGCTTTGACCCCACGACGATGTTCACCCTCTACAAGGAGGGGCAGCCCGTGGAGCTCGATGCCATGCCCCGGAGCTACCGCGGGTCCTACCTCTTCGTCCAGGAGAAGTATGCGGACGAGATTGCTGTCGCCAACGCGGAGCGATTGGGCGTCGAGCCGGACGAGGCTGGGTTCGCCACGAACCCCGTCACCAACACCTGCCACTACTTCGGCAGCACCAAGGCCCTGCGCAACAACGAGGACGAGCCGCAGCGGGAGAAGAAGCCCGCTAAGGAACTCGACCCCGCCATTATTGAGGCCCTCAAGCTGAAGTATCTGAAGAAGTTCAAGGTGCCCTTTGACGAGAGCGGCCTGTCCGTCCCGGAACTCCTACAGATGGCGCAGAAGGGCGAGCTGGACTGA
- a CDS encoding phage/plasmid primase, P4 family has protein sequence MSKNTVLIPPALAEAVVFPLARLAKTPAVKWRQFSDPLPTGTQGYGVDCGRSGLVVVDLDCHEEDANGLDSWRALLDAHGGAIGDTFTVSTPNGGLHLYYRAPEGVQVRNSAGKLGPGIDVRGKGGYVVGPNSTIKTTAGLEAAYEVVREEVISDLPAWLLDLLTAKPANTPTQPPHEPLDDFPDNYARKALESAYYAVATSPSGQRNDTLNREAYGAAKAGAPIARVIADLSRAGLANGLTASEIAATVERAANEGAQAYVPRIRPDSATSPMEVGSSGNMEFQQFTKEYYLDLPLGERWASSKNGNLLYVMESSQWLRYDEDEGVWVQVKESSVREDAAHWLRKEYNSAVLCNKDAITRLAERCLNKSTADNTIYMGKLHLLVSSAKLDTHKDLLVVANGVVDLRTGTLRPFDRELLMTKRTPYPYDPAVKSAYWGKVLDALPSDAHDWLQVMTGQTLTGHQSASDVCLFLFGDGSNGKSTFLDILAASAGTYGDEPPQSTLMRKTGHSEDFGLIEFKGVRQALVEELPDERNLDVKAIKKLVGTKNLTARGMYRDYETFEVQATLWVSCNRLPNVSETDHGTWRRLLVVRFPYTYQATADDITEPTHKLADKKVKKYASTDPDTITACLAWRIEGAKRWYADRDLESHLPASVREASNVWRKRSDHIMAWSEETLVADPSSFALSMDLRDSFNLWLRNNGYPAWGAKLFLERFETSNFFTKGNLVYNSKATVAKNVHQSTWQGPDGEARIAGKQPAHILGVRFRNEYDDDRELTALVKESVDRTHTTLEDEDTPEFDAEELFDLEDEPAF, from the coding sequence ATGTCGAAGAACACGGTACTAATCCCACCCGCACTCGCTGAGGCAGTGGTATTCCCACTTGCACGCCTGGCCAAGACCCCCGCCGTCAAGTGGCGGCAGTTCAGTGATCCCCTCCCCACTGGCACCCAGGGTTATGGCGTGGACTGTGGCAGGTCAGGCCTGGTCGTAGTTGACCTCGACTGCCACGAAGAGGACGCCAATGGGCTCGACTCATGGCGGGCACTCCTGGACGCCCACGGCGGCGCCATCGGAGACACCTTCACCGTCTCCACCCCCAACGGCGGACTCCACCTGTATTACCGCGCTCCCGAGGGCGTCCAGGTCCGCAACAGCGCTGGAAAGCTCGGCCCCGGCATCGATGTGCGAGGCAAGGGTGGCTACGTGGTCGGTCCCAACTCAACCATCAAGACCACCGCGGGGTTGGAGGCTGCTTACGAGGTGGTGCGCGAGGAGGTCATCAGCGACCTCCCGGCATGGCTGCTCGACCTCCTCACCGCGAAGCCCGCGAACACCCCGACCCAGCCACCCCATGAACCACTGGACGACTTCCCGGACAACTACGCCCGCAAGGCCTTGGAGTCCGCCTACTACGCAGTGGCAACTTCCCCATCAGGTCAGCGCAACGACACCTTGAACCGGGAGGCCTACGGTGCGGCAAAGGCAGGCGCGCCCATCGCCCGCGTTATCGCAGACCTAAGTCGAGCGGGGCTCGCCAACGGGCTCACTGCGTCAGAAATCGCCGCAACCGTCGAGCGCGCAGCCAATGAGGGTGCGCAGGCCTACGTTCCCCGCATCCGTCCCGACTCCGCCACTAGCCCAATGGAGGTCGGGAGTAGCGGGAACATGGAGTTCCAGCAGTTCACCAAGGAGTACTACCTCGACCTACCGCTTGGAGAGCGCTGGGCATCGTCCAAGAACGGGAACCTCCTCTACGTCATGGAGTCATCCCAGTGGCTCCGTTACGACGAAGACGAGGGCGTGTGGGTTCAGGTCAAGGAGTCGAGCGTCCGGGAGGACGCCGCTCACTGGCTCCGCAAGGAGTACAACTCCGCAGTCCTCTGCAACAAGGACGCCATTACCCGTCTTGCGGAACGCTGCCTGAACAAGTCCACCGCGGACAACACCATCTACATGGGCAAGCTCCACCTCCTTGTCTCCTCCGCGAAGCTCGACACCCACAAGGACCTGCTTGTTGTCGCAAACGGCGTTGTGGACCTCCGCACCGGCACGCTGCGGCCCTTCGACCGCGAGCTGTTGATGACGAAGCGCACGCCCTATCCCTACGACCCAGCGGTCAAGAGCGCCTACTGGGGGAAGGTGCTGGATGCTCTCCCCTCCGACGCCCACGACTGGCTCCAGGTAATGACCGGCCAGACCCTCACCGGGCACCAGTCCGCGAGCGATGTGTGCCTGTTCCTGTTCGGCGATGGGTCAAACGGCAAGAGCACCTTCCTCGACATCCTCGCCGCCAGCGCCGGAACGTACGGGGACGAGCCGCCGCAGTCCACGCTCATGCGCAAGACGGGGCACAGCGAAGACTTCGGCCTCATCGAGTTCAAGGGCGTGCGCCAGGCGCTAGTCGAGGAGCTGCCAGACGAGCGGAACCTCGACGTGAAGGCAATCAAGAAGCTCGTCGGCACCAAGAATCTCACTGCTCGCGGCATGTATCGCGACTACGAGACCTTCGAGGTTCAGGCGACGCTCTGGGTGTCCTGTAACCGCCTACCCAACGTGTCTGAAACCGACCACGGCACCTGGCGCCGACTGTTGGTTGTGCGCTTTCCCTACACCTACCAGGCGACCGCCGACGACATCACCGAGCCCACCCACAAGCTGGCAGACAAGAAGGTCAAGAAGTATGCGTCCACGGACCCAGACACCATCACCGCGTGTCTTGCGTGGCGTATCGAGGGCGCGAAGCGGTGGTATGCGGACCGCGACCTGGAGTCCCACCTGCCCGCCTCCGTCAGAGAGGCATCCAACGTATGGCGCAAGCGGAGCGACCACATCATGGCTTGGAGTGAAGAGACGCTCGTGGCCGACCCGTCCTCCTTCGCCCTCAGCATGGACCTGCGCGACAGCTTTAACCTCTGGCTCCGCAACAACGGCTACCCCGCGTGGGGCGCCAAGCTCTTCCTAGAGCGCTTCGAGACCAGCAACTTCTTCACAAAAGGCAACCTCGTCTACAACTCAAAGGCCACCGTCGCGAAGAACGTCCACCAGTCGACCTGGCAGGGACCGGACGGAGAGGCACGCATCGCCGGTAAGCAGCCCGCGCACATCTTGGGAGTCCGCTTCCGCAATGAGTACGACGACGACCGTGAGCTCACGGCCCTCGTAAAGGAGTCGGTGGACAGGACCCACACAACTCTCGAGGACGAGGACACCCCAGAGTTCGACGCCGAGGAGTTGTTCGACCTCGAGGACGAGCCCGCGTTCTGA
- a CDS encoding site-specific integrase, with translation MARANGEGSVYRVRKPDGREVWRCAETLGRDPHTGRLIRVVGEGPTEALARERLYRNRLRREVATGQVSQRALREEDGVVTLDQWFHLWLEQRDVRSSTKAEYRTRYRLHIAPYFGAIPLRLITPVMVQDWAYGTLPKKTKPDGTPLLRETAVRSVFVILSTMLGDAARLRRIEDNPCDQVKTPKRSPANEERKNTIRATKNWVPHHLVKHLEGHQDEARWLLALFALRQSEVLGMTLNQLKWKSPKKDSFLVIDKQLARHVRLHGCGTDPRTGAYLCGEQSDRCPQGYGESGLYLSRDLKTEKSRRAIPIVEPLYSALRRQEKWVREVVHKSPDYDPLPGMEDLLFPQANGRPRRHQNDRRAFSKLLDEAKVPDRLRVHDARHLAISMMMSGKLGVVPSQQGILMWTGWSPTTYARMLETYSAQGADILLEPLTAFGVNLTERRDAKKKPKKGAEPAEVVPSSTDPLTAEELKVLQSLVSRLSAAGAVVAEEE, from the coding sequence ATGGCACGCGCGAACGGTGAGGGCTCTGTTTACAGGGTCCGCAAGCCCGACGGCCGTGAGGTGTGGCGGTGCGCAGAAACCTTGGGCCGCGACCCCCACACGGGGCGGCTCATCCGCGTGGTAGGGGAGGGGCCTACCGAGGCCCTGGCCCGGGAGCGGTTGTATAGGAACCGCCTGCGGCGCGAGGTCGCCACAGGGCAGGTCTCCCAGCGAGCACTCCGTGAGGAGGACGGGGTAGTCACGCTTGACCAGTGGTTCCACCTGTGGTTGGAGCAGCGTGACGTGCGTTCAAGCACCAAGGCCGAGTATCGGACCCGCTACCGCCTCCACATCGCCCCCTACTTCGGTGCCATCCCGTTGCGCCTCATCACCCCTGTCATGGTCCAGGACTGGGCCTACGGGACCCTCCCAAAGAAGACGAAGCCTGACGGCACGCCCCTCCTGCGGGAGACAGCCGTGCGGAGTGTCTTCGTCATCCTCTCCACCATGCTGGGGGACGCCGCGCGGCTCAGGCGGATAGAGGACAACCCCTGTGACCAGGTGAAGACGCCCAAGCGCTCTCCCGCCAATGAGGAGCGCAAGAACACCATCAGGGCCACCAAGAATTGGGTCCCCCACCACCTCGTGAAGCACCTGGAGGGCCATCAGGACGAGGCCCGGTGGCTGCTGGCCCTGTTCGCGCTCCGCCAGTCAGAAGTCCTGGGCATGACCCTGAACCAGCTCAAGTGGAAGAGCCCTAAGAAGGACTCGTTCCTCGTCATCGACAAGCAGCTCGCTCGCCACGTGAGGCTCCATGGATGTGGCACGGACCCCCGCACGGGTGCCTACCTCTGTGGGGAGCAAAGCGACCGTTGCCCGCAGGGCTATGGGGAGAGTGGCCTCTACCTGAGCCGGGACCTCAAGACGGAGAAGAGTAGGCGGGCTATCCCCATCGTCGAGCCCCTCTACTCCGCGTTGAGGCGGCAGGAGAAGTGGGTCCGCGAGGTCGTCCATAAGTCGCCGGACTACGACCCCTTACCGGGCATGGAGGACCTGCTGTTCCCCCAGGCCAATGGGCGGCCCCGTAGGCACCAGAACGACCGGCGTGCCTTCAGCAAGCTCTTGGACGAGGCCAAGGTCCCTGACCGTCTTCGCGTCCACGACGCCCGCCACCTCGCCATCAGCATGATGATGAGCGGGAAGCTCGGTGTGGTCCCTTCCCAGCAGGGAATCCTCATGTGGACGGGGTGGAGCCCGACCACCTACGCGCGCATGCTGGAGACCTACAGCGCACAGGGCGCGGACATTCTGCTCGAACCCCTTACGGCCTTCGGTGTGAACCTCACGGAGCGGCGGGACGCCAAGAAGAAGCCGAAGAAGGGTGCGGAGCCGGCCGAGGTGGTGCCCAGTTCGACGGACCCCCTGACGGCCGAAGAGTTGAAGGTCCTCCAATCGCTCGTTTCGCGCCTGAGCGCCGCGGGTGCGGTGGTGGCGGAGGAGGAGTAG
- a CDS encoding nucleoside deaminase has translation MDLALAEARAALATDDVPVGAVVLDPTGTVVATGRNHREADADPTGHAELQALRAAARARGEWRLDDHTLVVTLEPCTMCAGAIVQARVARVVFGAYDDKAGAVGSLWDVVRDRRLHHRPEVVAGVGADECAALLLDFFGDRR, from the coding sequence ATGGACCTGGCACTGGCCGAGGCGCGCGCCGCGCTGGCCACCGACGACGTACCCGTCGGCGCGGTCGTCCTCGACCCCACCGGCACGGTTGTCGCTACCGGCCGCAACCACCGCGAGGCCGACGCGGACCCGACCGGTCACGCCGAGCTGCAGGCCCTGCGCGCCGCCGCCCGCGCCCGCGGCGAGTGGCGCCTCGACGATCACACCCTCGTCGTCACCCTCGAGCCCTGCACCATGTGCGCCGGCGCCATCGTCCAGGCCCGCGTCGCCCGCGTGGTCTTCGGTGCGTACGACGACAAGGCGGGTGCGGTCGGCTCGTTGTGGGACGTCGTCCGCGACCGGCGCCTGCACCACCGGCCCGAGGTCGTGGCCGGCGTCGGCGCCGACGAGTGCGCCGCCCTGCTGCTCGACTTCTTCGGCGACCGACGCTGA
- a CDS encoding tRNA adenosine deaminase-associated protein, which translates to MSEQLSEGTSEQPDTPAGATVEGVDFAVLAYREEGTWQLEELDDDVLDDVEDIADELSRWPGDLGAIALISVDEDFAVLVRAVGDDVTALVSDVTAATVWPLARSVVELLDLPVPDDDDEPVPGGDPGLLADLGLPAMTLAALLDDEDLYPDEFLSAVADKLGFGEPFDEFVGLTDR; encoded by the coding sequence ATGTCGGAGCAGCTGTCCGAGGGGACGAGCGAGCAGCCAGACACGCCCGCCGGCGCGACCGTCGAGGGTGTCGACTTCGCGGTCCTCGCCTACCGCGAGGAGGGCACGTGGCAGCTCGAGGAGCTGGACGACGACGTGCTCGACGACGTCGAGGACATCGCCGACGAGCTCAGCCGCTGGCCCGGTGACCTGGGTGCGATCGCGCTGATCTCCGTCGACGAGGACTTCGCCGTCCTGGTGCGTGCGGTCGGCGACGACGTCACCGCGCTGGTCAGCGACGTCACGGCTGCGACCGTGTGGCCGCTGGCCCGCTCGGTCGTCGAGCTGCTCGACCTGCCGGTGCCCGATGACGACGACGAGCCGGTGCCCGGCGGCGACCCCGGGCTGCTCGCCGACCTGGGACTTCCCGCCATGACCCTCGCCGCGCTGCTCGACGACGAGGACCTCTACCCCGACGAGTTCCTGAGCGCCGTCGCCGACAAGCTCGGGTTCGGCGAGCCCTTCGACGAGTTCGTCGGGCTGACCGACCGCTGA
- the upp gene encoding uracil phosphoribosyltransferase — MRTHVVDHPLVSHKLTTLRDSSTDSPTFRRLTDELVTLLAYEATRDVRVDPVRVETPVSPADGVKLSTPRPLVVPILRAGLGMLDGMMRLLPTAEVGFLGMVRNEETLEASTYAERLPEDLSGRQCYVLDPMLATGGTLAAAIKFLVDRGADHITAITLLAAPEGCERVEALLADIAVPVTVVTAAIDEKLNEHGYIVPGLGDAGDRLYGLAQ; from the coding sequence ATGCGCACCCACGTCGTCGACCACCCGCTCGTCTCCCACAAGCTCACCACCTTGCGGGACTCCTCGACCGATTCCCCGACCTTCCGTCGGCTCACCGACGAGCTGGTGACCCTGCTGGCCTACGAGGCCACGCGCGACGTCCGCGTCGACCCGGTCCGCGTCGAGACCCCCGTCAGTCCCGCCGACGGAGTCAAGCTCTCGACCCCGCGGCCCCTCGTCGTACCCATCCTGCGCGCCGGGCTCGGCATGCTCGACGGGATGATGCGGCTGCTCCCGACCGCCGAGGTCGGCTTCCTCGGCATGGTCCGCAACGAGGAGACGCTGGAGGCCTCGACGTACGCCGAGCGGCTCCCGGAGGACCTCTCCGGGCGGCAGTGCTACGTGCTGGACCCGATGCTGGCCACCGGCGGCACGCTCGCGGCCGCGATCAAGTTCCTCGTCGACCGCGGCGCCGACCACATCACCGCCATCACGCTCCTCGCCGCGCCGGAGGGCTGCGAGCGCGTCGAGGCACTGCTGGCCGACATCGCCGTACCCGTGACCGTGGTGACCGCGGCCATCGACGAGAAGCTCAACGAGCACGGCTACATCGTCCCCGGCCTCGGCGACGCCGGCGACCGGCTCTACGGTCTGGCGCAGTAG
- a CDS encoding NAD(P)(+) transhydrogenase (Re/Si-specific) subunit beta: MTPTWVQLAYLACAVCFILALKGLAGPRTARSGNLLGAAAAVVACVIPFLYLELDHVPLILVAIAVGTAIGAVGARRVQMTQMPQMVALFNGVGGGAAALVALLELEHMVGVTDTLGVDPYNWFVYAATAFTIVVGAVSFAGSAVTFAKLQDLMSSRPVVFRGLPVAFAAALLAAVVWSVLTVTSAALWIGVVLAVLGLAIGVLLVLPVGGADVPIVISLLNAFTGLTVAAGGYVLGNTVLLVAGTLVGAAGTFLTLLMARAMGRSVANILFGALKGGSTLGAGEASDRPVRSAGPEDVAILLGYAAKVIIVPGYGLAVAQAQHTLRELVEVLGARGTAVDYAIHPVAGRMPGHMNVLLAEAQVPYEQLKEMDDINGEFKQTDVVLVVGANDVVNPAAKTTPAAPIYGMPILDADEARQIVFLKRSMRPGFAGIENELLFDPKTTLLFGDAKDSLGKLLAAVKAL, from the coding sequence ATGACCCCGACCTGGGTCCAGTTGGCCTACCTGGCCTGCGCGGTCTGCTTCATCCTCGCGCTGAAGGGACTCGCCGGCCCGCGCACCGCCCGCAGCGGCAACCTGCTCGGGGCCGCTGCGGCCGTCGTCGCCTGCGTGATCCCGTTCCTCTACCTCGAGCTCGACCACGTCCCGCTGATCCTGGTGGCGATCGCGGTCGGTACGGCGATCGGGGCCGTCGGGGCCCGGCGCGTCCAGATGACGCAGATGCCGCAGATGGTGGCGCTGTTCAACGGCGTCGGGGGTGGCGCCGCGGCGCTCGTGGCGCTCCTCGAGCTCGAGCACATGGTCGGTGTCACCGACACGCTCGGGGTCGACCCCTACAACTGGTTCGTCTACGCCGCGACCGCGTTCACGATCGTCGTCGGCGCGGTGTCGTTCGCCGGCTCGGCGGTCACCTTCGCCAAGCTCCAGGACCTGATGAGCTCGCGCCCGGTGGTCTTCCGCGGGCTCCCGGTCGCGTTCGCGGCGGCCCTGCTGGCCGCCGTGGTGTGGTCGGTGCTGACCGTGACCTCCGCGGCGCTGTGGATCGGGGTCGTGCTCGCGGTGCTGGGCCTGGCGATCGGCGTACTCCTCGTGCTGCCGGTGGGTGGCGCCGACGTCCCGATCGTGATCTCCCTGCTCAACGCGTTCACCGGCCTGACGGTGGCGGCCGGCGGCTACGTCCTCGGCAACACGGTGCTGCTGGTGGCCGGCACGCTCGTGGGTGCGGCCGGCACCTTCCTCACGCTGTTGATGGCGCGGGCGATGGGGCGCTCGGTCGCCAACATCCTGTTCGGGGCGCTGAAGGGCGGCTCGACGCTCGGGGCGGGAGAGGCCTCCGACCGGCCGGTGCGCTCCGCCGGCCCGGAGGACGTGGCGATCCTGCTCGGCTACGCCGCGAAGGTGATCATCGTGCCGGGCTACGGTCTGGCGGTCGCCCAGGCGCAGCACACCCTGCGCGAGCTGGTCGAGGTGCTCGGCGCCCGCGGCACCGCGGTCGACTACGCCATCCACCCGGTCGCGGGTCGGATGCCCGGGCACATGAACGTGCTGCTCGCCGAGGCGCAGGTGCCCTATGAGCAGCTCAAGGAGATGGACGACATCAACGGCGAGTTCAAGCAGACCGACGTCGTGCTCGTCGTCGGTGCCAACGACGTCGTGAACCCGGCCGCCAAGACCACGCCGGCCGCGCCGATCTATGGGATGCCGATCCTCGACGCCGACGAGGCGCGCCAGATCGTCTTCCTGAAGCGCTCGATGCGCCCCGGCTTCGCCGGCATCGAGAACGAGCTGCTCTTCGACCCCAAGACCACTCTGCTCTTCGGCGACGCGAAGGACTCGCTGGGCAAGCTGCTCGCCGCCGTCAAGGCGCTGTGA
- a CDS encoding NAD(P) transhydrogenase subunit alpha — protein sequence MSEPIVWLTIFVLSVFVGIEVIAKVSSTLHTPLMSGANAIHGVILLGAIIVTGTSDHWFAVTIGLLAVVLAAINMVGGFVVTDRMLQMFSVKRPAARPASRPDEGAGER from the coding sequence GTGAGCGAGCCCATCGTCTGGCTGACGATCTTCGTCCTCAGCGTCTTCGTCGGCATCGAGGTGATCGCGAAGGTCTCCTCGACGTTGCACACCCCGCTGATGTCCGGCGCCAACGCCATCCACGGCGTGATCCTGCTCGGCGCGATCATCGTGACCGGGACCTCCGATCACTGGTTCGCCGTCACCATCGGGCTGCTCGCGGTCGTCCTCGCCGCGATCAACATGGTCGGTGGGTTCGTCGTGACCGACCGGATGCTGCAGATGTTCAGCGTCAAGCGCCCGGCCGCGCGCCCCGCCTCACGCCCAGATGAGGGGGCGGGCGAGCGATGA